The following are from one region of the Candidatus Sericytochromatia bacterium genome:
- the nadD gene encoding nicotinate (nicotinamide) nucleotide adenylyltransferase — translation MRYALYGGTFDPFHVGHLAVARAVRDAGLVDAVLLIPAGSPPHRQPTRASAEERWCMALLATLPEPGLRVVRWETERASEGPTYAIDTVRRARGELGAEAELYWVLGADALETLSAWQAFGLLCEWVQFLVLPRAPYDLAWIRSHAARLREAHPAFRLVCLEMPAVAVSSTALREALSAGQVPRDVLPPLVADYLTRYPLYRDPPSPGWAAIPVNGEESRA, via the coding sequence ATGCGATATGCCCTCTACGGCGGCACCTTCGACCCCTTCCACGTAGGCCACCTGGCCGTGGCACGGGCGGTACGCGATGCGGGCCTGGTGGACGCGGTGCTGCTGATTCCGGCGGGCTCGCCGCCGCATCGCCAACCGACTCGTGCAAGTGCGGAGGAACGCTGGTGCATGGCGCTGCTGGCCACCTTGCCGGAACCTGGTCTGCGGGTGGTGCGTTGGGAGACGGAGCGGGCGAGCGAGGGGCCGACCTATGCCATCGATACGGTGCGTCGCGCGCGCGGCGAACTCGGGGCTGAGGCCGAACTCTACTGGGTGCTGGGGGCGGATGCGCTGGAAACGCTGTCCGCCTGGCAGGCGTTCGGGTTGCTTTGCGAATGGGTGCAATTTCTGGTGTTGCCCCGGGCCCCCTACGATCTCGCCTGGATCCGATCCCACGCCGCCCGCTTGCGGGAGGCGCACCCGGCTTTTCGCCTGGTCTGTCTGGAGATGCCGGCCGTCGCGGTCTCCTCGACGGCGTTGCGGGAGGCTCTTTCCGCGGGGCAGGTCCCGCGGGATGTCCTGCCCCCCTTGGTGGCTGACTACCTGACGCGCTACCCGCTGTATCGCGACCCCCCCTCGCCCGGCTGGGCGGCAATTCCGGTCAACGGAGAGGAATCCCGCGCGTGA